The region ACTGGCGGGACGCGGCGCTGGTCGATGCCGCCGGGCCGCTGGTCACCGTTCTGCTGGCAATTATCGGAGTGGCGCTCAGCAAGCGCGGCGGCACGCTTGGGCCTACCATCGTCTTCGCTGCGCTTATGATGCGCATTCTTGCGACCGCCGTGAGCGTGCAGGCGCCGAACGACGAGGCGCGAATCAGCGAGGCACTGGGGCTGGGCACATGGGGCGTGCCGGCCATGGTGGTGGGTCTGCTGGCGATCCTCATGCTTCTCTCCGCGCGCCGGTCCGCCATCGGCTGGAGATGGCTGCTCGGCGCATGGATCGGCGCATCGCTGGGCTTCGTGGTGGTGGTGTTCGGGGAACCCCACCTGCCTGCGCTAACCGTCTGAGCGTTACTCGACCGCGGTGATCCGGCCCGTCGCGGGAAGCGTCGTGACCGCCGCGCGCGCCAGAAAAGCCTCCATCGCGTCCAGATCGACCGGCCCGGCGACCACGTCGGTACCATCCTCGAAGATGGTGAAGCTGTCGCCGCCTGCGGCGAGGAAGCTGTTCATCGTGATGCGATAGGCGGCTTCGGGATCGATCGGGTCGCCGTCGAGCGTTGCCGAGACCACGCGCGATCCGACCGGTTCGCTCAGGTCGTAGGTCATCGCGAAGCCTTCCGACACGCTGAAGGTCTGCACGAAGCCTTCGCCATCGAACTGCTGTTCGAGCAGGGCGAGCAGCTGCCTGCCGCTGAAGGTCTTGGTCACCAGCGTGTTGCCGAAGGGCTGGACCGAATAGATCTGCCCGAAGGTGATCGCGCCGTCCTGCGCCGGTTCGAGCCCCGCGCCGCGAATGCCCGAATTGTTCATGAAGGCGATCTGCGCGCCTTCCTCCCGCGTGGCGAAAAGCTGTGCGTCGGCGATCAGGTTGCCCAGCTGGGTCTCTTCCGTGGCAGGGCCGGGCGCCGCGCCGTTGCCGAGGATCCGGCCGACGGGCCTTCGCTCCGCCGCGCTCGCTGCATCGGCATAGCGCGCAACATATTCGATCAAGTCGCTGCGCGGGATCAGTGCGGCGAAGTCGGGATTGGCGTCTTCGGGCGCGGCGCTCTGCACCACCACATTGTCCGCCGTGATGCCCACCACGTCGTGGGTGACGGGATCGAAGGACACCGCAATGTCGGTCAGCAGCGATCCGCCATAGCCTGCGCTCGTGACCAGGAAGCTGCGCGAAGGATCGATCTGCGCGAAATCGCAGACATAGGCGGCATGGGTGTGGCCCGACAGGACGAGATCGACGCGCGGATCGACCTGCTCGAGAATGCCGATTAGCGGGCCGGAGACGCCGCCGCAGCTTTTGTCGTTGAAGCCGACATCGGTGTAGAGCCCCTGGTGGATCGCGACGAGGATCGCGTCCGCGCCCTGTTCCTCCAGCAGTGGCACGGTGCGGTTGATCGCCGCCGCTTCGTCGCCGAAGGTCAGCCCGTCGACCCCGCTGGGCGTCACCAGCGTGGGGGTCTCCTTCAGCGTCAGGCCGATCACGCCGATCCTGATTTCGCCCGCGGGGGTCTCGAACGTCTTGATCCCATAGGCGGGGAACAGCGTGCCGCCGCCCTCCATCGCGACGTTCGCGGCCAGGAAGGCGAAGTCCGCGCCTGCAAAATCGGGCTCCACCGCGCAGGGCTCGCGCAGGGTCAGCTTCTCGCAGCCGCCATCCTGCACGCGTTGCAGTTCTCGCCAGCCGCGGTCGAATTCGTGGTTGCCGACCGCATTGAAATCGAGCCCGATGCGGTTCATCGCGCCGATCGTCGGCTCGTCGAGGAAGAGCGAGGAGACAAGCGGGCTCGCGCCGATCAGGTCGCCCGCCGCGATCACCATCGTATTGTCGTGCTTGGCGCGCACCGCATCGACCGCTGCGGCAAGATAGGCCGCGCCGCCCGCCTGCACTTCCAGCCCGTCGCCCAGCTTCACCGGACGTGCGATGGGCTTGAGGTTGCCGTGGAAGTCGTTGAGCCCGACGATGCCGATGGTCACCGGCTCGGGCTCGGGTGCGGGCTGCTGCGTTGCCGGGACGGTGGCGCAGGCGCCCAGCGACAGGGCCAGCAAGGCGGCGAGGGTTTTGCGTGCGATCATGGTGTGCGGCGTTGCTCCGCCCAGGTTGCAACTTCAAGAAGGCAATTGCGGATCATGGAGGTTTCCTGGCGTCAGAGCGCGCTGCCGCAGGCCTGTCCGCTCGCCCAGGCCCACTGGAAGTTGTAGCCGCCCAGCCACCCGGTCACGTCGACCGCTTCGCCGATGGCGTAGAGGCCGGGTAGCTTCTTCGCCTCCATCGTTTGCGAGGAGAGTTCGGCGGTAGAGATGCCGCCCGCGGTCACCTCGGCCTTGGCGAAGCCTTCGGTGCCGTTGGGGTGGAACTGCCAGCCGCGCAGCCGCTCTTCCGTGCGGTTCAGCGCCTTGTCGGCAAGACCCTGAAGCGGACCGGGAAGCGCGAGCCGGTCGGCCAGCGTGGTCGCCAGCCGCTCGGGCAGGGTCTCGCGCAGCACGCCCGCCAGCGTCGCCTGCGGCGTCTGCGCCTTGCGTTCGATGAGCCAGCCGCGCGGCGCATCGGGCAGGAAGTCGATCCGCAGCACTTCGCCGTGCCGCCAGTATGAGCTCGCCTGCAGGATGGCGGGGCCCGACAGGCCCTTGTGCGTCAGCAGCGCCGCCTCGCGGAATGTCGCCTTCCCGGCGCGTGCCTCGACCGGAGCGGACACGCCCGACAATTCGCGGAACAGCACGTCCTCGCCGCCCAGCGTCAGCGGGACGAGCGCGGGGCGCGGCTCGACCACCTTGAGGCCGAACTGGCGCGCGAGGTCGTAGGCGATCCCGGTCGCGCCCATCTTCGGGATCGACGGACCTCCGGTGGCGATCACAAGCGTGGGCGCGCAATGCGTCTCGCCGTTCGCCTCGAGAGCGAAGCTTTCGCCGTCATGCGCAACGTCGCCGATCTCCTGACCGGTGCGGATATCGACCGCGCCTTTCTCGCACTCGGCGAGCAGCATCGCGACGATCTGCTTCGCCGAGCCATCGCAAAACAGCTGGCCGAGGGTCTTTTCGTGCCACTCGATCCCGTAGCGCTCGACAAGATCGAGGAAATCGCGCGCAGTGTAGCGGGCGAGCGCAGACTTCGCGAAATGCGGGTTGGCCGAAAGGTAGTTCGCCGGCCCCGCGCCCAGATTCGTGAAATTGCAGCGCCCGCCGCCCGAGATGAGGATCTTCTTGCCCACCGCATCGGCCTTTTCGAGCACCAGCACGCGCCGCCCGCGCTGGCCCGCCACGCCCGCGCAGAACAGGCCGGCCGCCCCGCCGCCGAGGATGATCGCATCGTAATCCATGCGCGCCAGCGCTGGCGCTTCGCCCGGCACTTGGCAACCGGCTTGGCAGTTGACGCAAGGGAAGGGTGCCCTATCGCCGGGGAGGGGGATCGAGGAAAAATTCAATGCGATCGATGATGTGAACGCCGCAGACCCATCCCGCTCGGCCCTGTCGCGGGTCACGTTTGCGGTGTTCCTTTGGCTTTACCGGCGGGGAAACTGGCGCGCGAGCGTCAGCGGCCCTGCGACCCGCGTGCTGCCCCGAAAGGCGGTGATCATCGCGGTGCCGCACGCGACCAACTGGGATCTGGTCAATTATCTTGGGCTGACCCACGATCTGGGCCTGCGCACGCGGGTCATCGCCAAGGCGAGCCTGTTCCGCTGGCCGATCGCACGCTTCATGCGAGACATGGGCGGGGTGCCGGTCGATCGCAGCCGCCGGGCCAATCTGGTCGAGCAGATGGCGGAGCAGTTCGCCGCGCGCCACGATCTGCTGCTGACGATCGCGCCCGAAGGTTCGCGCGCCGTCACCGGCAGCTGGAAAAGCGGTTTCTACCAGATCGCGCTGGCGGCAAACGTGCCGATCCTGTGCGGCTGGATCGATTACGATGCGAAGCGCGGCGGGATCGGCCCCGCGATCATGCCGACCGGCGACTACGCCGCCGACATGATCGAAGCGCAGCGTTTCTACGAGAGCAAGGGGATCGCAGCGCCCGACTTCGCGTCGATGAGCGAAGCGGGCGACAAGCCGATATAGCCTTGCCTAGATATCGAGGTTCGCGACATTGAGAGCATTATCCTGGATGAACTCGCGCCGGGTTTCGACCACGTCGCCCATCAGCCGCGAGAAGATCTCGTCGGTCACGTCGGCATCCTCGATTTTGACCTGCAACAGCGCGCGGTTGTCCGGGTCGAGCGTGGTCTCCCACAGCTGTTCCGCGTTCATCTCGCCAAGACCCTTGTAGCGCTGCACCGACAGCCCCTTGCGGCCCGCCGCGATCACCGCGTCGAACAGCTGGGTCGGGCGGATGATCGTGCCCTGTCCTGCGGTGGGCGAGCGATCGGGTGTGGCGTTCTCTTCCTCGCCATCGGGCTCGGGCGTATCCTCGACCGCGCTCGGCTTCACCAGCTTTGCCGCGCTTTCATAGGCGTCGAGGTTTTCGGCCGCGACCTTGTGCAGCTTGCGCGCTTCGGCGCTTTCGAGGAACTTCTCCTCGATCAGGTGGGCGTCGGTCACGCCGCGCCACAGACGGCTCATCAGGATGCCGCCATCGGGCGAGCGTTCGCCGCTCCACTTCGCTTCGGTGTCGCCCATCTGCAGGCGCGCCGCCGCGCGGTCGAGCGCATCGCCCGCAGCGAGGTTTTCCGGATCGAACGCACCCGCCATCGCGAGCGTCTCGACGATCGCGGTGTCGTATTTGCGCGGCGCGTAGGCGAGCAGGTTGCGCATCCGCAGCGCGTGATCGACCAGCGCGGACAGGTCCGCCCCGGCGCGCACGCCGGTCGGGCTGTCGAGCACGCGGTCCTGCAGCCCTTCGGCGACGAGGTAGCGGTCGAGCGCGCGCTCGTCCTTCAGGTACACCTCGCTGCGCCCGCGCGCGACCTTGTACAGCGGCGGCTGGGCGATGAAGAGATGGCCGTTCTTCACGATCTCGGGCAGCTGGCGGTGGAAGAACGTCAGCAGCAGCGTACGGATATGCGCGCCGTCCACGTCGGCGTCGGTCATGATGACGATCTTGTGGTAGCGCAGCTTCTCTAGGTTGAAATCGTCGCGGATGCCGGTGCCCATCGCCTGGATCAGCGTGCCGACTTCCTTCGACGAAATGATCCGGTCGAACCGCGCGCGCTCGACATTCAGGATCTTGCCCTTGAGCGGCAGGATCGCCTGCGTCTTGCGGTCGCGGCCCTGCTTGGCGGAACCGCCGGCGGAGTCACCCTCGACCAGGAAGAGTTCGCACTTGCTCGGATCGCGTTCCTGGCAGTCGGCCAGCTTGCCCGGCAGCGAAGCGACGCTCATCGCGCCCTTGCGGCTCATTTCGCGCGCACGGCGTGCGGCTTCGCGCGCGGCGGCGGCATCGACGATCTTCTGGATGATCGTCTTGGCGTGGTTGGGGTTTTCCTCCAGCCACTCGGTCATCTTGTCGCCCATCAGGCTTTCCAGCGGAGAGCGGACCTCGGACGAAACCAGCTTGTCCTTGGTCTGCGAAGAGAACTTAGGATCGGGCAGCTTGACCGAGACGATCGCGGTCAGCCCTTCGCGCATGTCTTCGCCCGAGAGCGTGACCTTCTCTTTCTTCAGCAGGCCCGAGGACGCGGCGTAGTTGTTGAGCGTGCGGGTCAGCGCGGTGCGGAAGGCGGCGAGGTGCGTGCCCCCGTCGCGCTGCGGGATGTTGTTGGTGAAGGCGAGCACGTTCTCGTAATAGGAATCGTTCCATTCGAGCGCGACGTCGATACCGATCCCGTCCTTCTCCGCCGAGACCGAAATCGGCTCGGGGATCAGTGCATCCTTGTTGCGGTCGAGATAGTTGACGAAGGCCGCAATCCCGCCCTCGTAGAACAAGTCGTGTTCCTGCACATCCTCGCCCCGGCGGTCGCGCAGCTTGATGTGTACACCCGAGTTGAGGAAGGCGAGCTCACGGTAGCGATGTTCGAGCTTGTCGAAATCGAATTCGGTGACGTTCTTGAACGTCTCTTCGCTCGCCTTGAAGGTGACGCGCGTGCCCTTCTTCAGGCCATTTTCGTCGCCTTCCGATTCGACCGGCGGTGCATCGCCCGTGACGCGCAGCGATTCGACGGCGTTGCCGCCTTCGAAGCGCATCCAGTGTTCCTTGCCATTGCGCCAGATGACCAGCTCGAGCCATTCGCTGAGCGCGTTGACCACCGACACGCCCACGCCGTGCAGGCCGCCCGAGACCTTGTAGGCATTGTCGTCGTTCGTGTTCTCGAACTTGCCGCCCGCGTGCAGCTGGGTCATGATGACTTCGGCGGCGGAGACGCCTTCGCCCTTGTGCATGTCCACCGGGATGCCGCGGCCATTGTCTTCCACCGAGACGCTGCCATCGGGGTTGAGCTCGATCAGGACGAGGTCGCAATGGCCTGCCAGCGCTTCGTCGATCGCATTGTCCGACACTTCGAACACCATGTGGTGCAGGCCCGAACCATCGTCGGTATCGCCGATATACATGCCGGGGCGTTTGCGGACCGCGTCGAGGCCCTTGAGCACCTTGATCGAATCCGCACCGTACTCGCCGGTATTCCGGCCGTTTTTCGTGTTCTCGTCCATCGTGCGAATATAGGCACACGGGGGCCGAAAC is a window of Alteriqipengyuania lutimaris DNA encoding:
- a CDS encoding zinc metalloprotease; translated protein: MLHLAKQVGLTAAIVLVCNALHEIGHLVAAKALGYEAAIRINSVSLVGGAQDWRDAALVDAAGPLVTVLLAIIGVALSKRGGTLGPTIVFAALMMRILATAVSVQAPNDEARISEALGLGTWGVPAMVVGLLAILMLLSARRSAIGWRWLLGAWIGASLGFVVVVFGEPHLPALTV
- a CDS encoding bifunctional metallophosphatase/5'-nucleotidase, translated to MIARKTLAALLALSLGACATVPATQQPAPEPEPVTIGIVGLNDFHGNLKPIARPVKLGDGLEVQAGGAAYLAAAVDAVRAKHDNTMVIAAGDLIGASPLVSSLFLDEPTIGAMNRIGLDFNAVGNHEFDRGWRELQRVQDGGCEKLTLREPCAVEPDFAGADFAFLAANVAMEGGGTLFPAYGIKTFETPAGEIRIGVIGLTLKETPTLVTPSGVDGLTFGDEAAAINRTVPLLEEQGADAILVAIHQGLYTDVGFNDKSCGGVSGPLIGILEQVDPRVDLVLSGHTHAAYVCDFAQIDPSRSFLVTSAGYGGSLLTDIAVSFDPVTHDVVGITADNVVVQSAAPEDANPDFAALIPRSDLIEYVARYADAASAAERRPVGRILGNGAAPGPATEETQLGNLIADAQLFATREEGAQIAFMNNSGIRGAGLEPAQDGAITFGQIYSVQPFGNTLVTKTFSGRQLLALLEQQFDGEGFVQTFSVSEGFAMTYDLSEPVGSRVVSATLDGDPIDPEAAYRITMNSFLAAGGDSFTIFEDGTDVVAGPVDLDAMEAFLARAAVTTLPATGRITAVE
- a CDS encoding BaiN/RdsA family NAD(P)/FAD-dependent oxidoreductase gives rise to the protein MDYDAIILGGGAAGLFCAGVAGQRGRRVLVLEKADAVGKKILISGGGRCNFTNLGAGPANYLSANPHFAKSALARYTARDFLDLVERYGIEWHEKTLGQLFCDGSAKQIVAMLLAECEKGAVDIRTGQEIGDVAHDGESFALEANGETHCAPTLVIATGGPSIPKMGATGIAYDLARQFGLKVVEPRPALVPLTLGGEDVLFRELSGVSAPVEARAGKATFREAALLTHKGLSGPAILQASSYWRHGEVLRIDFLPDAPRGWLIERKAQTPQATLAGVLRETLPERLATTLADRLALPGPLQGLADKALNRTEERLRGWQFHPNGTEGFAKAEVTAGGISTAELSSQTMEAKKLPGLYAIGEAVDVTGWLGGYNFQWAWASGQACGSAL
- a CDS encoding 1-acyl-sn-glycerol-3-phosphate acyltransferase is translated as MNAADPSRSALSRVTFAVFLWLYRRGNWRASVSGPATRVLPRKAVIIAVPHATNWDLVNYLGLTHDLGLRTRVIAKASLFRWPIARFMRDMGGVPVDRSRRANLVEQMAEQFAARHDLLLTIAPEGSRAVTGSWKSGFYQIALAANVPILCGWIDYDAKRGGIGPAIMPTGDYAADMIEAQRFYESKGIAAPDFASMSEAGDKPI
- the gyrB gene encoding DNA topoisomerase (ATP-hydrolyzing) subunit B — translated: MDENTKNGRNTGEYGADSIKVLKGLDAVRKRPGMYIGDTDDGSGLHHMVFEVSDNAIDEALAGHCDLVLIELNPDGSVSVEDNGRGIPVDMHKGEGVSAAEVIMTQLHAGGKFENTNDDNAYKVSGGLHGVGVSVVNALSEWLELVIWRNGKEHWMRFEGGNAVESLRVTGDAPPVESEGDENGLKKGTRVTFKASEETFKNVTEFDFDKLEHRYRELAFLNSGVHIKLRDRRGEDVQEHDLFYEGGIAAFVNYLDRNKDALIPEPISVSAEKDGIGIDVALEWNDSYYENVLAFTNNIPQRDGGTHLAAFRTALTRTLNNYAASSGLLKKEKVTLSGEDMREGLTAIVSVKLPDPKFSSQTKDKLVSSEVRSPLESLMGDKMTEWLEENPNHAKTIIQKIVDAAAAREAARRAREMSRKGAMSVASLPGKLADCQERDPSKCELFLVEGDSAGGSAKQGRDRKTQAILPLKGKILNVERARFDRIISSKEVGTLIQAMGTGIRDDFNLEKLRYHKIVIMTDADVDGAHIRTLLLTFFHRQLPEIVKNGHLFIAQPPLYKVARGRSEVYLKDERALDRYLVAEGLQDRVLDSPTGVRAGADLSALVDHALRMRNLLAYAPRKYDTAIVETLAMAGAFDPENLAAGDALDRAAARLQMGDTEAKWSGERSPDGGILMSRLWRGVTDAHLIEEKFLESAEARKLHKVAAENLDAYESAAKLVKPSAVEDTPEPDGEEENATPDRSPTAGQGTIIRPTQLFDAVIAAGRKGLSVQRYKGLGEMNAEQLWETTLDPDNRALLQVKIEDADVTDEIFSRLMGDVVETRREFIQDNALNVANLDI